The Dreissena polymorpha isolate Duluth1 chromosome 8, UMN_Dpol_1.0, whole genome shotgun sequence genome includes the window CCGGAACTGGGTCTCGAACAACAACAACTGGGTCTCCACGATACTCTCAATCTAAAACAGAAACCGCGCACAAAGTGATACAGTGGCCGCGCCTAAATTGAAACGGACACCGATTCGATATAACGCATAGATTTATGACATTCAATTCATAATAAAGATGAACGACACAGCTCTACGCTGAGACCGCGCCTCAAGGCAATACTAAGTCCAGATATGATTATGTACTTGGCATTTGCAAGTTCTTGGTGTAATTATACTAACGAAggatattaaaaaagtaaaaatttgtCAATTCTCCTATTGGCATTTCTTCATAGTATCTGAaagttcatttattaaaaaatgagtTGTACTTCAAGACTTCGTTTCTAACTCACGTCTTCGTCGGTCTTCCGTGACTGATCGGCTATGGCAATATCGGAGCGCCGGATGTTCCTATGTGGAGACTGGCGTGCCTCGTACTCCTCTAGGATGGCAAGGAAGTTGCCGAAGACGGAATACACCATCTGCTTACTAGCTGTAGTTTATATAAGGGCGCCAAATAAAATGGCTATATGTCTACATAGCTCTTaaaatagttgatattttaaATAGGTATTTTACGTAAAAATCCCCTTTAAAAAATCAGTTGTGGTATATGTCATTATTGGAAGATGTGTATTTTGAAGATGTGTGGTCCTGCCACGCCTTCATCGTGTGAAGATCCGGCGTATGTCCAAGCAATCCTACCAACTAACTTATTTGACGCACACAACTTGAGACGAATGTTCAATTGAAGCAGCAAATGTtagcaattttattttaacagaaaGATGGTTAAGTTTTATAGCAACATGTGTTGTGGGGGATAGCTGGAGTACCCGGAGGAAGCtccacctgtctggtatggtgagCACCAACCAAAGTCATGTTATGCTGGGAGCGTGATTTGAACCCGGATCGCCTATGTGAGAAGCACTTATTTTAACCACTGAGCTAACCAAACAGGCTATCGCGACTCCTCGATTGTCAAACTCGTATTAATATGTAGACTTTTTCCTTAACAGCTTATACttaaaattgaaatgttatgtcATTTAAAGTTCATTTCTTTCTGGATCTCTCAAAACACCTTTCACGGCTGTTTGTCTACAGGTTGTGTGTCTTATAGTTTAAAATACAACAACTTAAAAAAGTATGCTACCTTGTGTTTTCATTTAGCACTAAAATATAAACTGAAAAATGTGTCATCTCAGTGTCAAATTGACAATTTGtcagttttaatacaaaataggcCACCAACCTTCCTTCGACCTCTGTAACTGCATTTGTTCTTGGAGTTGTCCGCCGTACTCGTCCTTACCACGGGTCCCCATAGCAACCGAGGACGCCGCATATTTGGTTAAGGGATACGGCTCGGGGTACTGAGACCCTTGGTGTCTCTCCGGCGCTGCAGCGGGGGGCCTTCCTCCACGAAAGGACTGCGACGGTGGGGCGTTTCCGAGGTGATGTCTTAGAAACACGATTGGCCAAAAATAGTTTATAGAACGTGCATGTTAAAAGCTTCATGAGtaaattaaacacaaaacatgTACGTTGATGGCGAAAAAACTTGTTTCACGTTTCACTCAGATAATCAACCGCCATAATATACTAAAACAACCGTTTAATGCGTGAAATTACCGTGGGTGGTATTTTGGATCGTTTTCGtgttttttatccccacgcttttcaaagtTATCTCCGcgttccatccgtccgtcctggccactatctcctcctacactattagcactagaaccttgaaacttacacacatggaagCTATGAGCATAGGTTCGACggtgaactatttggaattttgatcttacccctgggtcaaaagataATTATGGGAGGCAGGGGTggttttccttatacggctatagtaaaacgttgttaacactctagtttaggttatttaaatttaacttcttcatttatacaccgatttacttcaaattgatactgaatatctcttatgacaatacggtcaatcttaactatgcatcttcatttattcaccaattgacttagaattaatactaaacatctcttatgactACACgatctatctcgaccatccatgtccaccttacccaccccagggccccgcccacataggccacacccacccaaaattgtcttttactataacttcttcattttacaccgattcacttaaaaattcgtacccaattttttcgtacccaaattttttcgtacccaattgtttttcctGACCAtttgtttttcatacccaaatttttttcgtaccctatttttttcctacccaaatttgttttcgtacccaaatttgtttccgTTCCCATTTTTTGGGCAtaagttttttcgtacccaaaatgttcgtccCAATTTTTCATATATGAGTTcgaacaaaaaaatgtgggttcgaaaaaaaactttacatggccccattaccaacccttgggcgcccgcccacatagacctACCCACATTTGTCAcgtatgggtacgaaaaaaatgtgggtacgaaaattttgggtacgaaaaaaactatgcatggccccattaccaaccctggggctccccgctcacatagaccacgcccacccaaaattgtgttttaacataacttcttcatttattcaccaaacATGCGGCGTGGCCGCGCCCTTTCTAGTTAAAATTGAAATGATAAAAAGTATAATAATGCCACCCATTTTGGCAATTTGTTACACTAATATATTTATGTGAACCCTGCGCTATGACGAGAAATATTACTTACCGGCATATATGATGTAATAAACGTGACATTATTTGTATTGACCGAAGCAAGTCGTGTTATGATACTTTAAGATATATGTTTCTTATTATTGGCATACTTTTTATAGAATTGAAACGAAAGTAAATGCACGTAACTGCAATAAAaacacgcgcacgcacacacgaacAGCGGCATGACATTTGTTTCATTAATTTTCTATATTCAAATCCGGTAAAGATAGAAAATAAGTACGGTTATTAAATACCTTTGGTCCATTCCGCCGTGTTCAAACGTAAATCTAAAGAACCGTTTCTCCTTCCTTGTCGGAACCAAAACGCGCACACGAACAGCGgaatatattttgttacaatttggttttaattttaacgattttttttaattctaaaagacgttaaatatagaaaataagaaaacaattattattggtCCATTCCGGCGTGTTCAAAAGTGAATCTCAACGACCGTTTCTCCTTCCTGGTCTGTTTTACGTATTTACACGCCTGAGTGAATGTCATTCAGGGAAGACAGCGTTTTTATTCTTTGCGAAATAAAAGCTCAATGAAAAGCACATACAAAATAGGTTGGTATTGAATGCagatcagtttatttacatcggcTTAAAAAACTTAAGCCATGAGGCTTGGCGAGAGGTTGAAGTTTTCATGTCGAACGCATAAAcggagccttgttctgagaaaactgggcttaatgcatgtgcgtaaagtgtcatcccagattagcctgtgcagtccgcacaggctaatcagggacgacactttcctcataaacttgattttcggtaaggagggacttccttgaaactaacaataccataaacgcggaaagtgtcgtccctgattagcctgtgcggactgcacaggcttatctgggatgacaatttacgcacatgcattaagcccggttttcataTCGAACGCATAAACTTATCTTTTATGACGCATACTTGGTTTTGTTTGAGTCCGATCagttatgaatttttttttatatttgtaatcagACAAAGAAAATGGCTGAAATTGCCAGAAAATAGACTATACTCGGCTAGTAAAGCTCGATTCGTAATTGTCAGATCAAGCACCAATAAAAAGTATCCCGGGTATTAGTAAGCTACTAAGAACCCGGGGATCGGACAATATTCTTAAAAAGTTCCTCAGAGTATAACCGGCTTCCTAAAAGCGTATTATTTTTACCTAAGAATACCCGGGGTTCATGTATAACTAGGACCTGAGCCCACGATGAATGAATTGACCGTGAGTAGACCACGAGCATTTGATAGCATTTGATGTTTTCGTATTCCATTATTTTCTCCAAACTTTCGGTTTTTATTTCGAAAACAAAacagaacaaaataaacaaaaatggacCATAAAACACGATGTACATCAAATGATATTATGAACGTTAACAAAATGTCTTAATAAATATGAGCGTCGTTGCTTTATGAAGGCAATGCCGAAATAAAGCTAAATTTACTCATCGGCGATTTAATTGGAATATGCACGCCTGTTGATGGGATGAAAACCAATATTAACCACTTTTTAAATGTTGAAGTTTATTCAGAAGAATTGAACGAAATACGCTAAAGTTAACAAGCAAGGTATcatgttttttaaatcaattcgtacattaaataattaaaatataatataacaaattaacaacagCAACATATGAGCGACActagaaaatacatgtataaaagaaACACCCGTAAAAAACCGCAACGGATGTTATCGCTTATGCACACGTTCCTGCTAACAATGACATTTTGTCGTTAAGTCCTAATATGTGTATTGATGTATacttatatgtaaacaaaatcgATACAGTGTTTTGAGCGTTTACGAGTCACTATGTTATAATAGGGAGAACTCTGTCAGTTGGTCTAACGGTGGTACTGCTTTCCAATCGCTCCAATCAGTTCCTGTACCCATTCGCTGCCCATTCTCGCCATAAGCTGTACGGCCTGAGAGAGGGCAAATGTGAACCCCTCGACATCGGCGTGGAAGAATTCCCCCTTGTGGTACTCCGACCCACAATTCCATCCCCAGCGGCTTAAGTCACctgaaagaaaacaaaatacatcaaAAAGCTGATAGCTTCTTTAGAATGTTCGCAAAACACATGTGATTACAAGTGGAATAATTCATTGATAACTTAAAAAATTGTACGTGTATACGAACGCAATTAAGTGAATTCACTTCacgtttttatttgaataaataccATGCCcctttaagaaaaacaaaaccaaaacaacCATAAACAAAACGTGTGATATAATTTTCGTTAAAGTAATTTACCTCGATGTAACTCACTCTGACATTTGATGACCCCTAGCTGGGAAAGAAACACAGGTTCGTCATCCTTCAAGCAGCGCCATTTAAAGGGCTTTCTGAAATATTTTCAAacgattttttctttaaaaatctcTAAAAGGAATAACCCGCAAAGCtaacaaacatgtatttgatttaattaaattgatcGCTATGTATACTGTTAACACCATTTATGTATCTTAAGCTACAAACatgacttaaaaataataatttaaaaaataatgagcAGAAGCATTAACCTATTCTGAAAATCGTTTCAAGTTGCAATCAATCTTTTACTTTCCGAAGGGAGGGGACATATCGATTTGTCAGTCGGAAGCATTGTGTCGTGCGTAACTCAAAAAGCATTGATGTACGCGTGCTAAAACTTTAAAAGTATATTAACCAGCTTGTCGAATCGCCAACCGgggtattttagtttaattgttTCAAAATTGGAGTAttcatacaaaaaataatatgGGCCTACCTGTGCTTCGGTTTTAAGTgcctttaaattataaaatattttatacaaacttttatttatatttcatcaaAATTAAGACATTAAAACTATCATACATTGACGAAAATAGGTACTAGTATTTCAAATGTGAAAACAGTTTTTTGCATTTGAGATACAACTCATTATATACTATGGgatgtatttgtttatttcctATTATGTCGACCTTGTAATGTCAGACTTTGAAAAGTTTATATGACTGTAATGTGCGCTCATTTTATACAGTAATGTaagattaaaaattaaaatgtttttatctatGTCAATAAATGTCAAAATTTAAACTCCAATATATATCGGTTTACTTTTGTACTTGTATGTAAAcctaaacatttataaacatgaatGCGTTAAAAAGATCCACCGGACAATAATGAGAATTTGCCTTCCGGGATGTAGGTATGTACTTTGTTTGTAGACACAAAGTTTATAAACTTGAATGACTTCAAATGGTTCCACGAGCCAATAATGACAAATTGCCTTCCTGGACGAAATAAGAGATATAAAAAGTTACTGTATGCTGAGTAATAAAAATTGATTCGGTATTTTGGTAAGCCCAGTGTGTCTTATTTTCACGTTCCTTTAAGTAAATAACTTGTTTTTGAATTGTAATTAGACGAACTAAGATCATGCCTGAGTTGTATGGTTGGTTGCACGATTTTGTGTGGAACGGTCCGTAATAACCATGCAAATACGTGTTCAAACGTTCGTTGTATAAACTTATACAAGTCGTTTTACAGGAGTTGAGGGATGTTTAATTAACAGTGAAGCGCAAGAGATTATCA containing:
- the LOC127842227 gene encoding uncharacterized protein LOC127842227, which translates into the protein MDRRNYFEKDRPSHFHRDRWYPPQERFQMPRYDEPPPFQRRPAPPRGRDEYNGKKHEPKSRWFKDAESVDKNVWVLLEDFQCPSKECPSKKPFKWRCLKDDEPVFLSQLGVIKCQSELHRGDLSRWGWNCGSEYHKGEFFHADVEGFTFALSQAVQLMARMGSEWVQELIGAIGKQYHR